GGGGATGCATCGGATTGCGGACCTGAACGCAGTCGCGTACAATTGCCCGGCTGGGTGGGCCAACCACCTGCGTCCACGCCGGACGACACCGGCGAATACACACCCGCTGCCAAAGCCCGTGCCGGGGTGCTTCAAGGCCACAAGCCGCGAAGTTCGGTCACGGAAGCAGTGGGGAAGAACAACCCCGGAATCCCCGCATCGGCCAAGCCGGTGCAGCCGCCCAACCTTATTGGCGGCCGGGTTCCCCTATCGGAGTTTTATCCCATGCCACAGATCACCATGCGCCAGATGCTGGAAGCCGGCGTCCACTTCGGCCACCAGACCCGCTACTGGAACCCCAAGATGGGTCCCTACATCTTCGGTGCGCGCGGCAAGATCCACATCATCAACCTGGAGAAGACCGTCCCGTTGTTCAACGACGCGATGAACTTCATCTCCAGCATTGCGCAGAAGCGCGGCATCGTGCTGTTCCTGGGCACCAAGCGCAGCGCGCGCGAGTCGATCAAGGAAGAAGCCGAGCGTTGCGGCATGCCTTACATGAACCAGCGTTGGCTGGGCGGCACCCTGACCAACTTCGCCACCGTGAAGAAGTCGGTCGGTCGCCTCAAGGAGCTGGAGTCCTTCGAGACCGACGGCACGTTCGAGAAGCTGGTCAAGCACGAAGTGCTGAACCTGCAGCGCGAGCGCGAAAAGAAAATGGCCTCGCTGGGCGGCATCAAGGAAATGAACCGCCTGCCCGACGCGATCTTCGTGATCGACATCGGCCATGAGGACATCGCGATCAAGGAAGCCAAGAAGCTCGGCATTCCGGTCATCGCCGTGGTCGACACCAACTACGATCCGACCCTGGTCGATTACGCGATCCCGGGCAACGACGACGCGATCCGCGCCGTGCAGCTGTACGCCCGTGCCGCCGCCGACGCGGTGCTGGAAGGCAAGGCCGCTGCGCCTTCGGCCGCCAGCGTTCGCGAAGAGGACTTCGCCGAGGGCGATACCGGCAAGGCTCCGCGCCGCGCGCCGGCCAAGAAGGCGGCCAAGGCCGATGAGCCCGTCGTCGCCGACCAGTCCAACCCGGTGGTAGCGCCGGTCAAGGGCACCGCTGACGAGACCGTCACCGCCGCCGATGACGTTACCGCAGAGCAGGTAGACCGGGCCGCGGACGCGGCAGCTGCGGCGGTCAAGGCCGAGTAAATCCCTGGTCGCGCCGCCGGCTCACATCGGCGGCGCGACTATCTCCTGCACGAACGGCCGGGACGTACCTTCCCGGTCCCGTTGCCGCTTACAGCGACGGCGTTGCCGCTCGTGCACCCGCGAACTTCCGAGGTATTCCCCATGGCAGAAATCACCGCATCCCAGGTCAAGGAGCTGCGCGAGCGCACCGGCGCCGGCATGATGGAGTGCAAGAAAGCACTCGTGGCCAACGACGGCGACGTGCAGACGGCAGCCGAGTGGCTGCGCAAGCAGGGCCTGGCCAAGGCTGACAAGAAGGCCGACCGCGTTGCCGCCGAAGGCCGCGTTGTCGCCGCCCAGGCAGACGGCAAGGCCGTGCTGGTCGAGATCAACTCCGAGACCGACTTTGTCGCCAAAGACGACAACTTCCTCAACTTCACCGACGCCGTCGCCCAGGCTGCCCTCGATGCCGCCGACATTGACGCGCTGAAGAGCACCAAGCTGGCCTCCGGCGATACCGTCGAAGAAGCCCGTGCCGCGATCGTCGCCAAGGTCGGCGAGAACCTGCAGGTTCGCCGCATGGCCCGCATCGACAGCGCCAACACCGTGGCCGCGTACGTCCACGGTGGCCGGATCGGCGTCCTGGTCGAGATCAAGGGTGGCGACGCCGACCTCGCCCGCGGGCTGGCGATGCACGTTGCCGCCATGAACCCGCCGCACATCTCGCCGGCGCATGTGCCTGCCGAGTTCATCGCCAAGGAGAAGGAAATCGCCCTGGCCCAGGTCAAGGACACCGGCAAGCCGGCCGAGATCCTGGAGAAGATGATCGCCGGCAAGCTGGCCAAAACCGTCAACGAACTGTGCCTGACGGGCCAGCCGTACGTGCTCGACACCAACCAGAGCGTCGAGCAGGTGCTCAAGGCCGCCGGCGCTGAAGTCGTCAGCTTCGCCCGCCTCGCGGTCGGTGAAGGCATCGAGAAGCAGGCCGATGATTTCGCGTCCGAAGTGATGAAGCAGGCTGGTCTGGCGTAACGCCTGAACTGATACAAAAAAAGCCGCGGAGCGATCCGCGGCTTTTTCTATGGGTGGACGTATCTACAACACCATTAAAAAGCCGCCGGAATTACTGCCGGCGGCTTTGGTTTCACACAAGCGAAGCGCCCAATGGCGCGTTTATCGGATCAGAAGCTGTAACGCACCGCAAAGCGTACGGTCCGGGGGTTGGAGTAGCTGATCACCCGACCGGCGTGGGTGTAGGGACCACCCGGTCCGCCGAGTTCGCCGTACTCGATACGGTTCTGCGGAACCTGTTCGTCGAACACGTTGAAGACATCCACGGAGAACTCAAGCGCATTTCCCGCAAAGTTCGGCGCATACGTCACGCCGAGATCCACTTTGTTGGTCCACGGCAAGCGTCCCTGGCTGCCACGCGGCGTCGGCTCCCCGTTGCAATAGAAGTAGTAGGGACCCGCGTACGCGTAGTTCTCGTTGAAGTCGTCATTTTCAGGCGTCTGCGGGTAGTACCCCATGCAGTTTTTCGGCCGACCGGAAGCAAACGTTGCAGTGGCCGATACGCGCCACTCTGGCGAGAACTGATAGAAGCCGTAGCCCTTGACGTAATGACGCCGATCGTTGGGCAGGTAGCCGTTGGAATAGTCCATCAGCTCGGGATGATCCCAATCCTGTGTCTGGGATACGTCACCCTGACCGATATCGGATTTCAGCTGCCCCTCCGCATTGCCGTAGTTGCGTGAAAGGGTGTAATCCAATCGGCCGTACCACTTGCCGTCGAAAGGACGCTCCACGAACATGTCAATGCCCTGATACATGCGCTTCAGCTTCGGGAAGCCCAGCTGATCGGCTGACAGTGCCACCTCGACCAGCTTTCCGGTCCCATCGTCCAGCATGAACGTATTGCTCTGCCCCGGATTGAACAAGCGGCAATTCGCGAGCTCGTTCCCCAGCTGATCCGCCATGTCTTCGCTCATTCCCTGCCCGATCGCCCAGTTGTAGGCGGGACGGTAGTCACACATGTCGTCGATAGCCGCCTTCAGATCACGGTGAACATACCGGGCACCAATGTTGAGCGTGTCGGTCAAGCGCTTTTCAAATCCGAGCACGAACTCGTCCTGATAGTGGGACTTCAGGTCCTTGGCAGTCACCGACTGCGGATCCGGTGCCTGCCCGTACTCACGGTTCGCCGAGAACGGACCATCGCCCAGCGCGGTAAGCCCCAGTGGTTCCCCAGTCGTCGGATCGATCCCGGTAAACGAGAAATACTCCTGGGTGTAAAGGGAGCCTGCTGCGCCTCGAAGTGCCACGTTGTTCGGCATGGCAAGGTGGTACCTACCCGCATTCGCGAACACCTTCAGGCTTGAGTCGCCGAAGACGTCCCACGTTGCGCCGAGACGCGGAGCCCACTGGTTCTTCTGCTCGGCGTAAACCACCCCATCTGCGTTGAAGTTCTGAAACCCTTCGTTTCGAAGACCCAGACTCAGCAACCACTGATCGTTGATCTGCCAGCGGTCCTCGAGGTAGTACGCGCTCTGTTCTACGGAGAAGGTGCCACCGTTGGCGTACTTGTATTGCGAGACGTAGTCTCCGTTGCCGCCTGGGCACACGGCTCCGCCGCCGCCCGGGATCGCTCCTACACCCGGAGCACAACGATCATAGATCCAGCGGTAACCGGGGCCGGAAGTAACCTCACCGGCGCGCGAGGTGGAATCCTGGCGGTCGTAGCCCACACGCAACGCATGATCACCAACCCGCCACTCCAGATCCAGGCGCCCACCTTTTGTTTCGTCAAACGCATCAGGGAAGTCCAACTGCGCGTAGGTACCGCGCTGGACCGGGTTTCCTACCGGACGACTGTCAGTGACATACACGATGCTCGGGTCATATCCGAACGGGTCTGCGATGTGATCCTGGTTCTGTTCTCCATACACCGCCGTCAATGTCAGGTTGTCGGTCAGGTAACCGGTGTATTTTCCGATGTACAGCTCGCCGCCATCGCGATACGTATATCCGCCCGTCTTTTCGAACCCACGACTCGTGTCGTTGCTACCGGCGGCATACGAGTACGGAAAATAGTCGACGGTATTTTTTGTCACGTCCGAGATAGCCGTGAGCTCGACAATGTGATCGTCGGTGATATTCCAGTCCAGCTTCGCCATCCAGCGCGGAATGTCGTAGTAGTACTGGCGGAATCCGTTGGTCGAACCGCCCGGACGCGCCGCTACGGTTGTCTGATCCTGCTGCTCGACCTCCGCAGATGCGTAGAGAAACAGGCGATCCTTGATCAGCGGACCGCTGACTGAAGCGCCGTAGCTATACGAATCGACCTCGTGCACGCTTCGCTTCTGCTGGATGAGGCCATCGTTGGGTGTGCCGTTGAAGGGGTAGTAGATATCCCGAGAATCGGCACGCAGTGAATTTGGCCGATAGGTCAACTGACCACCGAATTCCCACTCATTGCCACCGCGCTTGGTCACGATGTTCACAACACCACCGGTCGCCCGGCCGAATTCCGCACCGTAGCCTCCCGTTATGACCTGCATCTGGCTGATGCCGTCAAATGGGAGCGTGCTGGATCCCAGGTTGGTCAACGGATTGGTCACCGCATAGCCG
The genomic region above belongs to Lysobacter avium and contains:
- the rpsB gene encoding 30S ribosomal protein S2, producing the protein MPQITMRQMLEAGVHFGHQTRYWNPKMGPYIFGARGKIHIINLEKTVPLFNDAMNFISSIAQKRGIVLFLGTKRSARESIKEEAERCGMPYMNQRWLGGTLTNFATVKKSVGRLKELESFETDGTFEKLVKHEVLNLQREREKKMASLGGIKEMNRLPDAIFVIDIGHEDIAIKEAKKLGIPVIAVVDTNYDPTLVDYAIPGNDDAIRAVQLYARAAADAVLEGKAAAPSAASVREEDFAEGDTGKAPRRAPAKKAAKADEPVVADQSNPVVAPVKGTADETVTAADDVTAEQVDRAADAAAAAVKAE
- the tsf gene encoding translation elongation factor Ts, with translation MAEITASQVKELRERTGAGMMECKKALVANDGDVQTAAEWLRKQGLAKADKKADRVAAEGRVVAAQADGKAVLVEINSETDFVAKDDNFLNFTDAVAQAALDAADIDALKSTKLASGDTVEEARAAIVAKVGENLQVRRMARIDSANTVAAYVHGGRIGVLVEIKGGDADLARGLAMHVAAMNPPHISPAHVPAEFIAKEKEIALAQVKDTGKPAEILEKMIAGKLAKTVNELCLTGQPYVLDTNQSVEQVLKAAGAEVVSFARLAVGEGIEKQADDFASEVMKQAGLA
- a CDS encoding TonB-dependent receptor; amino-acid sequence: MSKATLNRTVRRSALTVALGLCFASGMASAQSNAAGSIFGTTGEPGATVEIRNVDTGLTRRIPTDSAGRYNASALPTGRYDVSIQREGRVLATQPDVEVTLGGGRDVSFSSDGGSSAGGAVELDRVQVTGTAMTLIDVSSTDTRTTFTSQQLEKLPVGRSIESVALLAPGVVQADSRYPNAASFGGSSASENAFYINGYAVTNPLTNLGSSTLPFDGISQMQVITGGYGAEFGRATGGVVNIVTKRGGNEWEFGGQLTYRPNSLRADSRDIYYPFNGTPNDGLIQQKRSVHEVDSYSYGASVSGPLIKDRLFLYASAEVEQQDQTTVAARPGGSTNGFRQYYYDIPRWMAKLDWNITDDHIVELTAISDVTKNTVDYFPYSYAAGSNDTSRGFEKTGGYTYRDGGELYIGKYTGYLTDNLTLTAVYGEQNQDHIADPFGYDPSIVYVTDSRPVGNPVQRGTYAQLDFPDAFDETKGGRLDLEWRVGDHALRVGYDRQDSTSRAGEVTSGPGYRWIYDRCAPGVGAIPGGGGAVCPGGNGDYVSQYKYANGGTFSVEQSAYYLEDRWQINDQWLLSLGLRNEGFQNFNADGVVYAEQKNQWAPRLGATWDVFGDSSLKVFANAGRYHLAMPNNVALRGAAGSLYTQEYFSFTGIDPTTGEPLGLTALGDGPFSANREYGQAPDPQSVTAKDLKSHYQDEFVLGFEKRLTDTLNIGARYVHRDLKAAIDDMCDYRPAYNWAIGQGMSEDMADQLGNELANCRLFNPGQSNTFMLDDGTGKLVEVALSADQLGFPKLKRMYQGIDMFVERPFDGKWYGRLDYTLSRNYGNAEGQLKSDIGQGDVSQTQDWDHPELMDYSNGYLPNDRRHYVKGYGFYQFSPEWRVSATATFASGRPKNCMGYYPQTPENDDFNENYAYAGPYYFYCNGEPTPRGSQGRLPWTNKVDLGVTYAPNFAGNALEFSVDVFNVFDEQVPQNRIEYGELGGPGGPYTHAGRVISYSNPRTVRFAVRYSF